The DNA segment ATTTATAATAGAATGCCGGATCTCCGGCAAAGACAGACGCCCCCGCCACGAGAAGGACAAAGAGAAAGAGAATATGTTTGAGCCGTGAATTCGTCTTAGTATCCGTCGGCTATGAGTCAATTTTAATTCGTTAAAAAGTGTCGATAGGCGTTCCCCAGTTAAAAGTTTCCGAGGTAGGTTATTTCCTCGCTTAGTTCTATGCCGAACTTGGCTTTCACTTTCTCTTTCAATATTTCGGCCAGATGATAAATATCCTTAGAATGGGCGGTGCCGTCGCTGACAAGAATGTTAGCATGTTTTTGGAAGACATAAGCGCCTCCAAAACTAAGACCTTTGGCGCCGATCTCTTCTAGTAATTTGCCGGCGGGGAGCTTTCCGTAGGGTTGAGTGGGATCAGGAATATTTTTGAAAAAGCACCCGGCTGAATGTTCTACTTCCGGCAATTTTGCCAATCTCGCCTTCATGACCTCATCAATTTTGAGTCTTATTTTCTCTTTGTCGCCCTTTTTCAGTGCAAATCTGGCCCGGGTGACAAATTCCCGGGTTTGCTTCAGTTTGGACCAACGGTAGTTGAATTCGAAATATTCGGCCGCCTCCGTCCGCGCATTCCCATTATTATCAACGAGTTCCGCCGATATCAGTACACTCCCTACTTCCGAGCCATAGGCCCCGGCATTTCCGAAAATGGCACCACCGACCGTACCCCATATACCAGTGGCAAATTCCAGGCCGGTTAGGCTATTTTCCGCGGAAAAATTGACAAGTGACTGTAGTTTTTCGCCGGCGCCACATGAAATCTGATCTTCCTGCAGTTCCATTCCGGAAATACAGTTGTGAATAATCAGGCCGTCATATCCGTCGTCGGAAATCAGCAAATTGGAACCGCCCCCCAGCATAAAATAGGGGATCTTGAGTTCCACGGCGGCTTTCACAACGGCAGAGAGTTCGCCTGTTGAATGTACGCGAGCATAAAGTTTCGCCTGCCCGCCGGTTCCAAAAGTATTCAAATCTGCGAGAGATCTGTTTTTTTCCGCCAACCTATTAAACTGCTCCATAAATTTCATAATCGCCGTTTGTGAGGCCGGTTCTGAAATCATGCTTTTCCGCATCGCTTAAATATAACCCGTCATGATTGGAAAATCAAGTCATAATGCCGGTTTGCCCTGATCAGAAAGAAGGCCCAGCCACCGTTTAAAGACATCTATTGGCCAGAGGAACCGGCATCGGAAGCGGCATCATCGCCGGATTCCGGCTGCGGTTTCGAGGATTCGTCGAGATAATTGAGCCGCAAATCATAAAGGGCCGTGGACAGAAATTCCTCTTCGTCGGAATTAAGATTGCCCTTTGTTTTTTCCGAGAGCATGGCCAGCATATCTATAGAAACTTTCGCCTGATCCAGGTTCCGCTCCACCTTTCCCGAAATCGGAGAGGCAATTTTACCCAGATACTGCATGGATGCTATTTGCAGGGAAATGACAAGTTGAAAAAAGTTCGCATCCATTTTCGATTCGGGATCGTTCATAGCCAATTCCTTTCCGTCGGAGGAAGCTTTCGATCCGGCTCAGCCGAAGCGGGAAAGGGCCTGCCGGAATTCAGCCGATTTCCCCAGATAGAGTAGCAAATGCTCTTCTTCCCTGTCAAGGTTTTTGTCATCGGCCAGCAAATGTATCGCAATCTTTCTGGTTATCGGCAAAAGATCGGTATCAATTGAGAGATTGGCGATTTTCAACTCGGGAAGTCCATGTTGGCGGGTGCCGAAAAATTCGCCGGGGCCGCGAAGCGACAGATCGGCTTCCGCGATTTTAAAGCCGTCACCTGTAGACACGAACAGATCGAGTCTTTCGCGGGCGATATCGCTCACCGGGGGAACCGCAATGGCAATTGTCATCCCCGGCTTTCCCCCGCGCCCGACCCGTCCCCGCAATTGATGCAGTTGCGAAAGCCCGAATCGTTCGGCATGTTCGATGACCATAATCGAGGCCGAAGGGATATCAATACCGACCTCAATCACGGTGGTGGCGACAAGTATATCCAGTTTTCCGCTCCGAAAATCGGCAATCGCTCTTTCGCGAGTTTCTTTTTTTATCCGTCCGTGCACCAGGCCGACGCGAAAATCGGGGAATACGGATTCTTTGATTCTTTGGTATTCCTCTTCGGCGGCCTGCAGATCTATTTTGTCCGACTTTTCCACCAGAGGATAAATAAAGAAAATCTGCTCCCCGCTTTTTAATTTGCTTCTCAGAAATTTGTAGATATCGGGGCGGGATGCGGCCGAGCGCCAAACAGTCTTTGACGGTTGCCGTCCCGGCGGAAGAGACCTGATAGAGGTAATATCGAGGTCACCGTAGAGCGTAAGCGCGAGGGTTCGGGGGATCGGAGTCGCGGTCATCACGAGGGTATCGGGATGTTCCCCTTTGGCAATCAATTTTCCCCTTTGAAGGACGCCAAAGCGGTGCTGTTCGTCGATTACGACGAGTCCGAGATTGTTGAATTGAACCGGTTCCGAAAGAAGAGCATGGGTTCCGAAGATTATTGATATTTTCCCGTCGTGCAGACTTTCCGCGATTTCGGTTCGGTCGGCTTTCGTCTGTTTGCCTATCAACAGGGATGACTCAATTTCAACATCTGCCAGCGGCCCGCGCCAGTTACGGAAGTGCTGTTCGGCCAGGAGTTCCGTCGGGGCCATAAAGGCCACTTGCAGATCACTTTCGGCGGCAAAGACGGAAGCCAGCATGGCCACCACCGTTTTACCGCATCCGACATCGCCCTGAAGAAGGCGGTGCATGGGGCGTTCGCCTTTCATGTCGCCCAAAATTTCTTTTATCGCTTCTACCTGGGAGTCGGTCAACTTAAAGGGAAGAGAGGCAGTGAATTTCTTCAATTTTCGTCCCGCATCGACATAATGATGTTTTTTGCTGACTGAAGTGTAATTCCGGCGAGCGTTCAATATCATATATTGCAGTTGCAGGAGTTCGTCGAAGGCGAGTCGTTTCCGGGCCAATTCAATACTCTCCATATTTTCCGGATAATGGATATTCTGAACGGCCCGCTCCAATGGCCATTGTTGATACTCATTTAAATAACGGGCAGGCAAATGATCAGCGATATTATTTTGAACCGTTTCCAGGGCCCGATTAATAATTTGCCGCATGACGCGTCCCGATAGGCCGCTTTCCTTTAGTTCTGCCGTCGAGGGATAAACGGGAACAATGCGCCCGGCATGCAGCAATTGGCTGTCGGCATCTTCGATATGTTCGATTTCAGGATGAACCATCTGGAGTTGTTGGAAATAAGTTACCGGGCCGGTCACAGCATAAATTTCACCTTTGGAAAAGGCCTTTTCCAGAAAACGAATACCGGCAAACCAGATAAGAGCAATATAGCCGGATTCATCCCCGATGACGACTTCCAGACGCTGCCTTTTTCCTTTTAGAATTCCCTTGCCAAGAACTTTTCCGATTATAGTGGCGGTCATATTGGCCTTGAGAGAGCCGATTGGGGTAATCATGGTGCGGTCGATATAGCGGCGAGGCAGGAAGTGGAGCAGATCGCCCAGCGTGGAAATACCGACATGCGCGAGAGCGGCGGCACGTCGCGGACCGACACCTTTGAGGTACTGGATTTCTGAATTGAACCTCATTTCGACCATCAGAATAGACTAAATTTTTTGGGGCGTGTTGTCAATAACATTCCGCCCGGAGGGATTCAGCCAAAGGTGCGATAATCTTATTGATTAGACGACTAAAAAAATATTATTAATCCCAAAACTACAGGAGGTATAATGAAAAAACTGACGACGGTGGCAGGTATCGTTCTTTGGGGCATCTTATTAATAAATGGAGCGGCTCTGGCGGCCGGATGGGACAAAGCGTTCGACCTTTCTCTCAACGCCACGCAGAGCAGTTATTCCGACAGCTGGGTGGGGGGCGAAGCCGGCAATTTCACCTGGGTAGCGAACGGGAACGGAACGTTCAGCAAGCAACTCTCGCCGCTTTTCAATTTGAAAAATACCAGCAAATTGGCCTTCGGACAGACGCTCAGCCAGGATAAGGATACCAAGAAGTGGTCCAAGCCGGCGAAATCGACCGATCAGATTGATATCGAAACCGTGGGACTTTTCACTATTCAGGCCTTTATTCAGCCCTATGTAGCGTTCCGATTCGAAAGCCAGTTTCTGGACGCATCGGTAACCAATCACAACCGCTACATCAATCCGATGCTGTTGACGGAGTCGGCCGGTCTGGCGCGACAGATTTTGAAAAAAGAGAAAAATGAAATTATGACGCGTGTCGGTTTCGCGTTCAAGGAAAATATTAATCGGACCTTGATTCAGGATCAGGTTGATACATCGTTATATTCCACCAAGAGCGTCACGGCAACCGACGGCGGAGTGGAGTCGGTTACCGACGCCAAACTGGTGTTAAGCGATAAACTCGGTTATATCGGGAAATTGAGTCTTTTCAAAGCCTTTTTCTTTTCCAAAAAAAATGACTATAAAGGAACACCGGAAGAGAATTACTGGAAGGCCGTAAAAGTAAATTGGGAAAACTCGCTGGTGGCGTCGGTCTCCAAATATGTGCAGGTGGTATTCTATACGCAGTGGTTGTATGAAAAACAGGTCAGTCTAAAGGGGCGGCTTAAAGAAACCCTGGCCCTAGGCATGACGTATAAATTGTTTTAGGACATGGTAAGAGGTGAGAAGATCCTTAGCCCTTCTCACCTCAAGAAATATTCTTTAGATCATTTCAAATTATATACAATTCGTCCGCCGAGAATAGTGCCTTCGACCCGCCCCGATAATTTCCATCCTATAAACGGGGAATTTTTTGATTTGGAGCGAAAGTTTTCTTTTTTCACGGTCCATTTCTTCTCCGGATCGATGATGGTGATGTCGGCCACTTTGCCTACTTCCAGGGTCCCGGCCGGCAGATTAAGGATGCGGGCGGGATTGAAGGTCATCTTGGCAATGGCATCGGCCCAAGAAAGGAATCCTTTGTCGATCAGGCGGGTTTTGACCAGGCCAAGGGTCGTCTCCAATCCGATCATACCGGAAGGCGCCTGATCAAATTCCACATCCTTTTCTTCTTCGGCATGGGGAGCATGATCGGAGGCGATGCAATCGATGGTGCCATCGATCAAACCTTCGATAACAGCATCGACATCCTTCTGGGTCCGGATAGGCGGATTGACGCGGAGATTAGTGTTGAACTCCTTGCCGATCTCGTCATCAGTCAGGCAAAAATGCTGGGGACAGGCCTCGGCAGTGACATTGACGCCTTCGGCCTTAGCCTGCCTGACGGCCTTGACGGCCCCGGCGGTACTTATATGGGCGATGTGCAATCTTCCTCCAGTAAAAGCGCAAAGACGGATATCACGAAGGACCGCAATTTCCTCGCCGACCGCGGGGCGCCCTTTCATCCCGAGCCGGGTTGATTCATATGATTCATTCATGACGCCACCCTCACAAAGATACCTGTCCTCGGCATGAGAAATGACGGGAATTCCGAACATTTTCGCATATTCGAGGGCGCGCCGCATCAGTTCCGGATTCTGTAAATATTTGCCGTCATCGGAAATGCCGACGGCGCCGGCATTGACCAGATCACCGATTTCTGCCAGCTCCTCACCTTTGAGCGATTTGGTAATTGCTCCGATGACATAAACGCGAGCGTCGGCCCTTTCGGCGCGGGAATGCACGAACTTCACCGTTTCCTGATTATCGATAGTCGGATTGGTATTGGGCATACAGCAGAGAGAGGTGAAGCCCCCGGCGGCCGCGGCCCGGCAACCGGTAATTATGGTCTCCTCATCTTCCCGTCCCGGTTCCCGAAGGTGAACATGCATGTCGATAAGACCGGGAACGACCAATTTGGATGAAGCATCGATAATATTTTCTTTGGAAATACCGACCAGGTCCTTCTTGCGGGTATCCTCATGTTTAATGATGGCGGCAATGCGGCCATCCTTGATAAAAATGTCGGCCTCGTTGCCGAAACCGATGGCGGGGTCGATGACCATGCCACCTTTTATGGCCATATCGTAATTAGTTTCCTTCATTTATTCCTCCTCCCCTTCTTCTTTCTTGCCTGATAGAAGATACAGCACGGCCATACGAACCGCCTGTCCGTTGGTGACTTGATCGAGAATGACAGAGGAGTCACTGTCGGCCACATCATTGGTGATTTCGACGCCGCGATTCATCGGGCCGGGGTGCATAATGGTGTAATTTTTATTGAGTAATTTGAGCCTTTCGGCGGTCATGCCGAACAGATTAGTGTATTCCCGCTGGGAGGGAAAGAGCCCGGCCTGCTGGCGTTCCAACTGGATGCGCATGATATTGACGACATCGGCGCCATCGATGGCTTCATCGAGATTGGTAAAGACATCAGCGCCGAATTGCTCGACGTCCACAGGGAGCAGAGTCGACGGTCCGCAAAGGGCGACAGAAGCCCCCATGGCCTTCAGGCCCCAGATATTGGAACGAACGACACGGGAATGCTTAATGTCGCCGACCAGGACTATCCGCAGTCCTTTCAGCTTTTTGTATTTGCGCCGGATGGTGAACATATCGAGAAGGCCCTGGGTCGGGTGTTCATGAGCGCCGTCGCCGGCATTAATGATATTCGACTCGATGCACTGGGTGAGAAAATACGGGACGCCGGATGAGGCGTGACGGACAACAACCATATCAATTTTCATCGCTTCGATATTACGAACCGTGTCCTTAAGGGTCTCCCCTTTTTTCACGGAGGAAGTTCCGGGAGTAAAACTGACGGTATCGGCAGAAAGTCGCTTCTCGGCCAGTTCGAAGGAAATACGAGTGCGGGTCGAGGGCTCATAGAAGAGATTTAGGACCGTCATGCCGCGCAGGGTCGGAACCTTCTTTATGGGTCGTTCGATAATTTCCCGGAAAGATTCAGCGGTATCCAATATGAGCGTGATTTCGTCGGGGCTCATTCCCTCCAGACCGAGCAAATGGCGGGACTTCAGGGCCATTATTTCCTCCCCCCTTTCCCTTTTGATTTTTTCGCGGCAAGTTGTTTCGGAACCGGTTTTTTCATGCCGGACTTGACCACGATGACCATCTCTTTCCCGTCTTTTTCTCTGAGCCGGACGAGCACCCGGTCGTCATTTTGGGTGGGGATGTTCTTGCCAACATAGTCGGGCCGGATCGGCAATTCCCGGTGACCGCGGTCGACCAGCACCGCCAACTGAATGGAACGGGGCCGGCCAAAATCAATTATTTGATCCAGAGCGGCGCGGATGGTGCGCCCGGTATAGAGAACATCATCGACCAGAATAACATTGCGATCGACGACATCAAATAGAATCTCAGTTCTCTGAATCACCGGCTGATCGAGCTTGGTATGAATATCATCGCGATAAAGATTTATATCCATAAGTCCGACCGGGACGGCAACGCCCTCGACGGCCTTGATATTGGCGGCAATTCTTTTGGCCACGTCGGCCCCGCGGCTCAAAATACCGATCAGAACCAGCGATTCGGCGCCGCTGTTTTTTTCGAGAATCTCGTGGGATATTCGAGTGACGGCTCGGTCAATATCCTTTTCGTTCATCACCGTTTCTATTTTTTCTTTGAGCAAGGTTCCTCCTCTTCCTCAGTAATTGCAGGACACAGGAATTAAAAGCAGATATTTAAAAAATATATTTTTCAGGGGAAGCGAACACTTTTCACGCAGAACTATCATGTTTGTCCTTTGGCCGTCTCTCTGGGCGGCTTTAAAAGGTTTAAAGTCAAAACGATTATATGAATTTCTTCAAATGAGTCAAGAGAGAAAGATAAAATTCATAAAAATGTCAGGAAAAATCGAGAGAAGTCTGCGAGGAATTCTTGCCCTTCTTTGCTATTCCGGCGGCCAATTCCTTTTCCGTGAAGTAATTGATTTTGCGGAATTTGTCGAGCTGGTATTTTATGAGTTCCGGAGTTGAAAGAAAACCGGAGTAATCGAACTTTCGAAAAAAGTCTTCCTTTTTATAGGCGAGGGGAACCCCTCCTCTTACAATTGGGATTATTTCGTCGACCAAATCGAGAACGATGTTCCCATGGTGAGAGACAATAATTACGCCGACGCCCTTGGCTTTCAGGCGGCCGACCGTGGCCTTAAAAAGCTCGATCCCATCGGCATCAAGGCCGCAAGTCGGTTCATCGAAGAAAATAAACGATGGCTGAAGGGAAAGGATGGCGGCAAAGGCGAGGCGCCGCTTCTCCCCTCCCGAAAGTGTAAACGGGTCGCGGTTGGCAAATAAATCCGGGGAGAGGCCGGCAAGGGAGTAACATTCCTCGGCGACTGAGTCGATATTTTCAAGTCCCAGATTTTCAGCGCCGAAACGGATTTCTTTTTCGACCGTTTCCAGAAAGAATTGCCGCTCCGGGTGTTGAAAGGATACCGCGAGGCGGCCCGGTTCCGGTCTAAACCCCCCATATTTTACCGCCCCGGAAAGCGGTTTCAATAGCCCGGCCATTAATTGAATTAAGGTGCTTTTGCCGCTTCCGGAAGGCCCCACAATTCCATAGACTTTATTATTTGTCAGTTTGAAATTGATTTCTTCAAACAGCAACGAATCTTGTTCATCGTAGGCGTATGAGACATCCTCTAACACGATTGATTTTAATTCCGAATTATTATCTATTGAAGAATGAATCCCGGGGTCATTTTGGGGGAAATCACGATTGCTCTCAATCCGATAAGACAGCGGGACATTAATTCCCGCGGTGCTGCAAAGTTCATAATCTCCGAAGATTTCGAAAGGAGAACGGTCCGCCACAATTCTTCCTTTGTGGAAGACCAGCAGCCGTTTGTAATCTTCCGTCACATAGGCATATTGAGTTATTCTCAGAACAGTAAGTTGGGGATTATTTTCGATTAATCGATTGAGGGCCTGGTTTAAAATATTCTTTCCTGATTCATCGAGGTATGAACCGGGTTCATCGAGAACCAAAATTTTAGGGTCGGCAACCATCACTGCCGCCAACGCGGTCTTTTGCTTTTCACCGCCCGACAGTTCAGCCGTAAGGCGGTTCCGTAAATCATAAAGCCCGAAGAAATGTAGAATTTCGTCAACGCGCTTTTTCAAATCGGGATGGCGAATATTAAGATTTTCCAGCGTGAAGGCGACTTCCCTTTCGACCGTAGTCGAAACCAGTTGATTATCGGGATTTTGAAATACCACTCCGACCGTTGATTTCAAAGCGGCATTGTTTGCCGGTTCCAAGGGATTGAGGCCGGCAACTATTATTTCTCCCGAAAAAGCCCTGTAGATACCGTTCAGCATCAAGGCGAAAGTCGTTTTTCCCGAACCGTTCCGCCCGATTACGGCAACCTTTTCCCCGGCGGCAATTTGCAGATCAACACCGTCGAGAACGACGGCACCGTCGGGATGAGCATAGGCAACATTGGAAAATCTAATCATATACAAAAACCGCCGAAGGCATAAATAATACCTTCGGCGGGTATAATCAAAGGATAATCTTGATCAATTCCTATAACAAACATCAAGTTCACGCGCCGCTTTGACTTCGTCAAGACGGCGGACGGGAGTGCTATAAGGAGCATGTCTGATCATTTCGGGGTCTTTTTCTGCTTCTTTGGAAATGGCAATCAAGGTGGCAGCAAACGATTCCAAGGTTTCCCGGCTTTCGGTTTCGGTGGGCTCGATCATAAAGGCCTCATGGACAATCAGCGGGAAGTATACAGTGGGAGCATGGTAGCCATAATCGAGCAGTCTCTTGGCGATATCCAATCCTTTTACGCCGAATTTCTTTTGGCGGTCGCAGGAAAGGACAAATTCGTGCATACAGGTTCGATCATAGGGAACTTCGAATTCATCGTGCAGCAGCACACGCAAATAATTGGCATTGAGGACGGCATTTTCTGAAACCCGCCTCAGTCCAACCGCTCCAAGGGATCGGATATAGGCATAGGCGCGAATGATATTGGCGAAATTGCCGTAAAAACTGTGCATCCTGCCGATCGACTTGGGGCGATCGTAGTCGAGAAACAGGCGGTTGTTCTCATCGGTTTTCCGGGAAATTACCGGCACCGGAAGGAAAGGAGCCAATTTCTCCACAACGGCGACGGCACCGGCGCCCGGCCCACCACCGCCATGGGGAGTGGAAAAGGTTTTATGCAGATTGAAATGGAGAACGTCAAAACCAATCTGACCCGGTTTTACCACGCCCAACTGGGCATTCAGGTTAGCGCCGTCCATATAAAGTAAAGCGCCGGCCCGGTGCACTACCTCGGCCACTTTCACAATTTCGGATTCAAAAAGGCCAAGTGTGTTGGGGTTGGTTATCATCAGCGCAGCAGTTTCGTCGTCAATGGCGGCCGCGACCGCTTCGGGAGTAATCATGCCCTTCTCGTTGGATTTTATTTGAACGGCTTCATATCCGACCATGGTCACCGAGGCCGGATTGGTACCGTGAGCCGAATCAGGGATAAGTACCTTTTTCCTGATTTTACCCTTATCCTTATGATAGGCGCGGATAATGAGCAGACCGGCAAATTCCCCATGGGCCCCCGCCACCGGCTGAAGCGATATGGCGGCAAAACCGGAGATTTCCTTAAGATAGTCTTCCATTTCAGACATAATCTGCAAAGAACCGGCCGCGGTCCGGCAAGGCGCAAGCGGATGCTGATTAATGAATCCGGGCATGGAGGCGGCGACATCATTCAACTTAGGATTATATTTCATGGTGCAGGATCCGAGGGGATAGAAGCCCTTGTCGATATGATGATTTTTGACCGAGAGCGCGACAAAGTGCCGCATGACCTCCCCTTCAGTTGATTCCGGCAACAAAGCGTCTTCGCTCCGCCGGTGTTTTTCCGGGATCAGCCCCAGGATTTCATTTTCGTCGGCGCCGGTTTCCGGCAGAGAAGCACCGATTCGTCCCGGAACCGATTTTTCATAAATCAATATTTTGTCATTCATAGAATTCAGGATTTTTCCTTATTTGGCCGTTTCAGGGGGCTCGGGATTTTTAAGCCGTTCGATCTGTTTCTGCGCGTAAGCCGTATCCTCGCTGGTCGGATAGGTTTTAATAAAGGATTCAAAGGCTTTAATTGCGGCGGTAGTATCCCCTTTTCGGGCAAGAACGATGGCAGAATAGATATGGGCCTCCGGAGCCCGATCGCTGGTGGCGAATTTGGTCATGACATTTTTGAAAATGGTATAAGCCTCATCATATTTTTTGTCCCGCATCTTGATATCGCCGAGAGACATCATTGCCTCCAAACCGAATTTCTGGGCGTTATCAGGATCGGCCGTCAAGACCTTCTGCAAATATTGTTCAGCCTCAGGATACATGCCGCGGTCGGCATATTTCTGGGCGATAGTGGCATTCAGTTCGATATTGGCGCCGGAATCGGCTTCCTTTTTCAGGAAATAATCGAGGGTATTAATACCGTGCAAGTAGTCATCCACGGTCTGGATGAAATCCTGCGCCGGAAGGTAGCCCGCGATGCGATCGATTTCGGTACCGTCGTTATTCATCAGGACAATGGTCGGATAGGCTCTAACCATATATTTGGCCGCCGTGACAGTATCGACTTCGGCATTAATCTTGGTGAAGACCAGATTTTGGGAAAGAGCGATAACGGCGGAATCAACGTAGGTCTCGGTATCAAGTTTCTTGCACCAGGTGCACCAATCGGTATAAAAATCTATAAGGACCTTCTGATTTTTTTCCTGGGCCAATTTCAGAGCGCCGTCATAGGATGTGGCAAAATCGATTTTGGTCGGAGCGGCCGGCGGGGCCTCTTTCTTGCCGCAACCGGAAATGGCAATTATGGCGACCATTACAGCTATCGCAATGGCAATTAGCGGATAAACTTTCTGCTTTCTCATCATCAACTCCGTTTTTTTAAAGTTCCTCAAAATTTGCTCAATTTCATATGCCCGATTATCGCCGCGAAAGAATCGGGTCGGCGACCAGTTCTTTGACAGCGGAAACCAGTCGGTTAATTTCCGCTCCGGTTCGCTTTTCAGTAGCCGATATAAGGAGAGCATTGTCCATATCCGGATAGAAGCGGCCCAGATCAATTCCCGGCAATATGTTGTAGCGGTCAATCATCATATCAACTAATTGCCTGGCCGGAAGAGGGGTCTTGATGGCGACCTCCCGCACAAAATCCCCATTGAAAAATGGGCTGAATCCGGGGATCGTACAAATCTCTCTGGCAACCTGATGGGTTCTTTCCATGGACAGAAGGGCGACTCTTTTCAATCCCTGCCGTCCCAGTAAGGATAGATAAACCGCGGCGGTGGTGGCACATAAGGCCTGATTAGTGCAAATATTGGAGGTTGCCTTTTCCCGTCGGATATGCTGTTCTCGGGTCTGCAAAGTCAGAACGAATCCCGGTTTACCTTCGGAATCGATAGTACGG comes from the Candidatus Zixiibacteriota bacterium genome and includes:
- the pyrB gene encoding Aspartate carbamoyltransferase, producing MALKSRHLLGLEGMSPDEITLILDTAESFREIIERPIKKVPTLRGMTVLNLFYEPSTRTRISFELAEKRLSADTVSFTPGTSSVKKGETLKDTVRNIEAMKIDMVVVRHASSGVPYFLTQCIESNIINAGDGAHEHPTQGLLDMFTIRRKYKKLKGLRIVLVGDIKHSRVVRSNIWGLKAMGASVALCGPSTLLPVDVEQFGADVFTNLDEAIDGADVVNIMRIQLERQQAGLFPSQREYTNLFGMTAERLKLLNKNYTIMHPGPMNRGVEITNDVADSDSSVILDQVTNGQAVRMAVLYLLSGKKEEGEEE
- the pyrC gene encoding Dihydroorotase encodes the protein MKETNYDMAIKGGMVIDPAIGFGNEADIFIKDGRIAAIIKHEDTRKKDLVGISKENIIDASSKLVVPGLIDMHVHLREPGREDEETIITGCRAAAAGGFTSLCCMPNTNPTIDNQETVKFVHSRAERADARVYVIGAITKSLKGEELAEIGDLVNAGAVGISDDGKYLQNPELMRRALEYAKMFGIPVISHAEDRYLCEGGVMNESYESTRLGMKGRPAVGEEIAVLRDIRLCAFTGGRLHIAHISTAGAVKAVRQAKAEGVNVTAEACPQHFCLTDDEIGKEFNTNLRVNPPIRTQKDVDAVIEGLIDGTIDCIASDHAPHAEEEKDVEFDQAPSGMIGLETTLGLVKTRLIDKGFLSWADAIAKMTFNPARILNLPAGTLEVGKVADITIIDPEKKWTVKKENFRSKSKNSPFIGWKLSGRVEGTILGGRIVYNLK
- the murB gene encoding UDP-N-acetylenolpyruvoylglucosamine reductase, translated to MISEPASQTAIMKFMEQFNRLAEKNRSLADLNTFGTGGQAKLYARVHSTGELSAVVKAAVELKIPYFMLGGGSNLLISDDGYDGLIIHNCISGMELQEDQISCGAGEKLQSLVNFSAENSLTGLEFATGIWGTVGGAIFGNAGAYGSEVGSVLISAELVDNNGNARTEAAEYFEFNYRWSKLKQTREFVTRARFALKKGDKEKIRLKIDEVMKARLAKLPEVEHSAGCFFKNIPDPTQPYGKLPAGKLLEEIGAKGLSFGGAYVFQKHANILVSDGTAHSKDIYHLAEILKEKVKAKFGIELSEEITYLGNF
- the recG gene encoding ATP-dependent DNA helicase RecG — protein: MVEMRFNSEIQYLKGVGPRRAAALAHVGISTLGDLLHFLPRRYIDRTMITPIGSLKANMTATIIGKVLGKGILKGKRQRLEVVIGDESGYIALIWFAGIRFLEKAFSKGEIYAVTGPVTYFQQLQMVHPEIEHIEDADSQLLHAGRIVPVYPSTAELKESGLSGRVMRQIINRALETVQNNIADHLPARYLNEYQQWPLERAVQNIHYPENMESIELARKRLAFDELLQLQYMILNARRNYTSVSKKHHYVDAGRKLKKFTASLPFKLTDSQVEAIKEILGDMKGERPMHRLLQGDVGCGKTVVAMLASVFAAESDLQVAFMAPTELLAEQHFRNWRGPLADVEIESSLLIGKQTKADRTEIAESLHDGKISIIFGTHALLSEPVQFNNLGLVVIDEQHRFGVLQRGKLIAKGEHPDTLVMTATPIPRTLALTLYGDLDITSIRSLPPGRQPSKTVWRSAASRPDIYKFLRSKLKSGEQIFFIYPLVEKSDKIDLQAAEEEYQRIKESVFPDFRVGLVHGRIKKETRERAIADFRSGKLDILVATTVIEVGIDIPSASIMVIEHAERFGLSQLHQLRGRVGRGGKPGMTIAIAVPPVSDIARERLDLFVSTGDGFKIAEADLSLRGPGEFFGTRQHGLPELKIANLSIDTDLLPITRKIAIHLLADDKNLDREEEHLLLYLGKSAEFRQALSRFG
- a CDS encoding conserved exported hypothetical protein (Evidence 4 : Unknown function but conserved in other organisms), which codes for MKKLTTVAGIVLWGILLINGAALAAGWDKAFDLSLNATQSSYSDSWVGGEAGNFTWVANGNGTFSKQLSPLFNLKNTSKLAFGQTLSQDKDTKKWSKPAKSTDQIDIETVGLFTIQAFIQPYVAFRFESQFLDASVTNHNRYINPMLLTESAGLARQILKKEKNEIMTRVGFAFKENINRTLIQDQVDTSLYSTKSVTATDGGVESVTDAKLVLSDKLGYIGKLSLFKAFFFSKKNDYKGTPEENYWKAVKVNWENSLVASVSKYVQVVFYTQWLYEKQVSLKGRLKETLALGMTYKLF
- the pyrR gene encoding Bifunctional protein PyrR (Includes: Pyrimidine operon regulatory protein; Uracil phosphoribosyltransferase) yields the protein MLKEKIETVMNEKDIDRAVTRISHEILEKNSGAESLVLIGILSRGADVAKRIAANIKAVEGVAVPVGLMDINLYRDDIHTKLDQPVIQRTEILFDVVDRNVILVDDVLYTGRTIRAALDQIIDFGRPRSIQLAVLVDRGHRELPIRPDYVGKNIPTQNDDRVLVRLREKDGKEMVIVVKSGMKKPVPKQLAAKKSKGKGGRK
- a CDS encoding putative Cobalt transport protein ATP-binding subunit (Evidence 3 : Putative function from multiple computational evidences), which codes for MIRFSNVAYAHPDGAVVLDGVDLQIAAGEKVAVIGRNGSGKTTFALMLNGIYRAFSGEIIVAGLNPLEPANNAALKSTVGVVFQNPDNQLVSTTVEREVAFTLENLNIRHPDLKKRVDEILHFFGLYDLRNRLTAELSGGEKQKTALAAVMVADPKILVLDEPGSYLDESGKNILNQALNRLIENNPQLTVLRITQYAYVTEDYKRLLVFHKGRIVADRSPFEIFGDYELCSTAGINVPLSYRIESNRDFPQNDPGIHSSIDNNSELKSIVLEDVSYAYDEQDSLLFEEINFKLTNNKVYGIVGPSGSGKSTLIQLMAGLLKPLSGAVKYGGFRPEPGRLAVSFQHPERQFFLETVEKEIRFGAENLGLENIDSVAEECYSLAGLSPDLFANRDPFTLSGGEKRRLAFAAILSLQPSFIFFDEPTCGLDADGIELFKATVGRLKAKGVGVIIVSHHGNIVLDLVDEIIPIVRGGVPLAYKKEDFFRKFDYSGFLSTPELIKYQLDKFRKINYFTEKELAAGIAKKGKNSSQTSLDFS
- a CDS encoding hypothetical protein (Evidence 5 : Unknown function) is translated as MNDPESKMDANFFQLVISLQIASMQYLGKIASPISGKVERNLDQAKVSIDMLAMLSEKTKGNLNSDEEEFLSTALYDLRLNYLDESSKPQPESGDDAASDAGSSGQ